CCGCGAGCGCGAGCGCCAGTAGCAGGGAATTACGAAACGCGGGTTTCATCGAGGTCTCCAGTCTTCTTGCGGGATGAATGGGGCTGCACGCGGTCGACCCGACCGCCCAGCCAGAGGGATAGGAATACGAGGGGCAGCAGCGCGGCGCCCAGGATGAAGAAGGGCGTGTAGTCGCCGCCGACGGTCAGGACCGGCACCAGTTGCATGCACACGATGACGCCCAGCACGGCCGAAGTGCCGCTCAGGCCCGCCAGGGTGCCGACCGTTTTGCCCGAGTAGAAATCGCTGGGCAGCGTCTGGATGTTGGTGATGGCCGCCTGGAAGCCGAACAGGATCACGCCGATGGCCAGCACGGCCAGCACCGGCGTGGCTGCCGCGGCGCTCAGGATCAGCGCCGGAAACATCAGCAGCAGGCCGCCCGCGATCACCGACTTGCGGGCCCGGTTCACGCTCCAGCCGCGCGCCAGCAAGCGGCCGCACAGCCAGCCGCCGACCAGCGCGCCGGCTGCCGCGCCGACGTAGGGCACCCAGGCGAACATGCCGATCTCCTTGACGTCGAAGCCGAAGCGTTCGTTCAGGTACAGCGGCAGCCAGCTGACGAACAGCCACCAGACCGGATCGATGAAGAAGCGCGCGCCGATCACGCCCCAGCTCTGGCGATGGCGCAGCAACTGGGCCAGCGTCGGAACATAGTCGTCCTGCGCCGCGGCGGCGGCGCCCGATCCGGACAGGATCAGCGCGCGTTCGTCGGCGCCGATCCATGGGTGGGCGGCCGGACCGGTCTTGTACACGATCAGCCAGGGCACGATCCAGATGAAACCGAGCGAGCCGATCAGCACGAAGGTCGCTTTCCAGCCGACCGCCGCATACAGCAGGGCCACCAGCGGCGGCGCGATCACGGAGCCGAGCGACGCGCCGGCGCCGAAAATGCCCTGGCCGAGCGCGCGTTCGCGCACGGGGAACCATTCGGCGATGGCCTTGGTGGCGCCTGGCCAGTTGCCGGCTTCGCCGACGCCCAGCATCGTGCGGAACAGGCCGAACGACAGCGCCGAACGCGCCACGTAATGCAGCGCGATCGCGCCGGACCAGACCAGGATCGACAGCATGAAGCCGATCCGGGTGCCGAGGGCGTCGAACAGCTTGCCGAACAGTGACTGTCCGACCGCGTAGCCGATCAGGAAGATGGTCACGATGTTGGCGTAGTCGCGCTTGTCCATGCCCAGTTCCGCCGCGATGCCGGGCCACATGACCGCCAGCGCGGACCGGTCGATGTAGTTGATGATCGTCGCGACCGCCACCAGCGAGATGATCAGCCAGCGCAAGCCTTTGATGGTTTTCATGCCTGTGTCTCCATGTGGGTTCCGGTGCGGCCGGCGCGGGCCGATGCCTCGTCCAGTTGCGCGCGGTCCGGCAGGCCGTCGCAATCGCCTCGGAATTGCACGACGCGGGCGCCGATGGCGCAGCCGCGCGCGGCCGCGTCGCGCAAGTCCAGGCCGTCGAGCAAGGCGCTGATCACGCCGACCGCGAAGCCGTCCCCGGCGCCGACGGTGTCCACCACGCGCGCCACCGGCACGCCGGGCACGATGCCGGGTTCGACGCCGGCGCCGGCCACATAGGCGCCTGCCGGCCCGAGCTTGACGACTACCTGGCGCACGCCCCGTTCGAGGTAATAGCCGGCGATCGCCGCCGGCTCGTCGCAGCCGGTCAACATCCGGCCCTCCGCCAGGCCAGGCAGCACGAGGTCGGCTTCGCAGGCGAGCGCATTGACCGTCTCGATCATCGCCGAGCGCGACGGCCACAGGCGCGGCCGCAGGTTCGGGTCGAAGCTCACGGTCCGGCCGCCGGCGCGGGCCTGGCGCGCCAGCGCGAACGCGAGCTCCCGGCAACCACGCGACAGGGCCGGGCAGATGCCCGTCAGGTGCACCAGGCGCGCGCGACCGAAATCGCTGTCGGGCGCCGGCAGGTCGCGCGCCGACAGGTGGCTCGCGGCCGAGCCGCGCCGGAAGTACTCGACCTCGGGGTCGGCGCCGCCGACCGCCATCTGCTTCAGCATCAGGCCGGTCGGGTAGCGCACGTCCATCCACAGGTGGCGCAGGTCGAGCCGTTCGGCGGCCATGAAGGCGCGCAGGCGGCGCCCCGCGCTATCCTTGCCCAGGCTGCCGATGTAGCCAACGTGGAAGCCCAGCCGGGCGAGGCCGACCGCGACGTTCAGTTCGGCGCCCGCGGTGGCGCGCTCGAATACGTCGACACTCTCCAGCGGGCCCGGCGTGCGCGCCATCAGCAGCGCCATCGCCTCGCCCACGGTCACGACGTCCGGCACCGTCACGGACGGCGCTCCGCGATCGACAGCCGGGTCACGAGCGTCGCGTCGCGGCTGGGGGGCAGCGACAGCCGCAGCACCGTGCCGCGTTCCTCGGTCGGGCCGCGGTCGACGTGGCCCGGCGGTCCGGCGGCGACCACGACCCCCGGCTCGATCACGCCCTTGGCCGCCCCCGTGCCGACCTCCACCGCCAGCGCCGCCGGCGCGCCCTGCACCAGGTAGGTGTGCGCGCCGTTCTTGGCGATGACGCCGTCGCCGTGCACCTGCGCGGTCAGCACCACCGGCTTGCTGGCCCGCAGCGTGTCGGTCACGGTCCATGCGCCGCGCGCATAGCGGAAGCGCCGCTGCAGCTTGTCGACGCCAAGTTCGGGACGGTAGGCGCCGGTCAGGTCGGCGACCAGTTCGGCGCCGTCGCGGCCCAGCCGGACGCTGGTAAAGCGGATCGCATCCAGGCGCGCGTACGTGTAATCGCGGAAGGCGTCGTGGCCGCCGCCCTCGTTGGCCTGGCCATGGCCGTCGATCAGCAGCGTATTGCTCAACTTGCTGGTCGGGATGCCGGCATAGCCCATCGGGCCGGTCAGGTAGGTGCCGGCGCCGTACAGGATGAAGCTGCCGGCGTCCGGGTGCGAATGGCCGGTCTCGAGGTGCCAGTCGGGCAGCTTGCCGATCAGGGACGCGACGTGGTGGCCTTCCGGCGGCCCGGCGCGGAACGCGAACGCGGTGGCGCGCGGCGTCCAGTCGCTGCGCCAGTACACGGTGCCGAGGTCGTCGAAATGGTGGTAGGGCGGCAGCGCCGTCATCGGTGCGGACTGGATCGCCGGGTCGCGCCACAGCAGGGTCCAGAAGTCTTCCGCGCACACGTGGCCGAGCGAGGCCATCCAGTCCGCCACGCCCTGCGCCTGTGGATCGGAAAAGCGCGCGGCTAGCCGGTACAGCAGGTTGTAGTTCGAATTGAGCTTGCCGCCCGGGTGCGTGCGCGCCGGTTCCTCGCCCTGGCGCGCGCGCGTGACCGGACCCTCGAACACGTCGCCGAAGTCATACACGTCCTGGCCGTTGGGCGTGAGCGAGTGCGCGATGTACAGGTGGGCGCGGCGTAGGGCCGGGGTATCGTACAAGTCGTCGCCGGCGGCGTGGGCGAAGGCGTCCAGCGCGTGGACGATCCACGGCATCGAGAAGATCCAGTATTCCACGCCTTCGTAGAAATAACCGTCGGGCGAGGCCACGTCCAGCACGCGGCTGAAGATGGCGCGCGCCAGAGCGGCCCAGCGCGCCGCGTCCGGGGTGTCGTCCCACAGCGCATACGCGGCCACGGCCAGGCCGGCGATCGGGATGAAGCAGTGGTTCTGGCTGTACGAGTACGACTTGCCCGGGGTTGGCATGAAGTGGTCGGCAAGGATGCCGGCCTGGCGCACTAGCTTGTCGCGATAGCGCGCGCGGTCGGCCGGGTCGAGCACGTCGTACAGCAGGTCATAGCCGGCGCCCAGGCCGTACAGCAGATGGCCGGCGGCCAGGTCGATGTCGGGTTTGCTGTAGGTATAGCCCCAGACCGGGTAGCTGACGGCGGCGTCCATGT
The genomic region above belongs to Massilia forsythiae and contains:
- a CDS encoding MFS transporter; this translates as MKTIKGLRWLIISLVAVATIINYIDRSALAVMWPGIAAELGMDKRDYANIVTIFLIGYAVGQSLFGKLFDALGTRIGFMLSILVWSGAIALHYVARSALSFGLFRTMLGVGEAGNWPGATKAIAEWFPVRERALGQGIFGAGASLGSVIAPPLVALLYAAVGWKATFVLIGSLGFIWIVPWLIVYKTGPAAHPWIGADERALILSGSGAAAAAQDDYVPTLAQLLRHRQSWGVIGARFFIDPVWWLFVSWLPLYLNERFGFDVKEIGMFAWVPYVGAAAGALVGGWLCGRLLARGWSVNRARKSVIAGGLLLMFPALILSAAAATPVLAVLAIGVILFGFQAAITNIQTLPSDFYSGKTVGTLAGLSGTSAVLGVIVCMQLVPVLTVGGDYTPFFILGAALLPLVFLSLWLGGRVDRVQPHSSRKKTGDLDETRVS
- a CDS encoding DUF4962 domain-containing protein — protein: MNFTFTRRRFLGAGLTLPVLALNNALAQDERESLGTGQNTKMAGPHPLQTIMAAHPAALRRELQGVHPRVFVTAGGLDTLRQRAKGSHRAQWQAALASLIALRQPPAPAPAQKRRAQNDTAIGIIGAALAYRIEGDARYLEAARRYMDAAVSYPVWGYTYSKPDIDLAAGHLLYGLGAGYDLLYDVLDPADRARYRDKLVRQAGILADHFMPTPGKSYSYSQNHCFIPIAGLAVAAYALWDDTPDAARWAALARAIFSRVLDVASPDGYFYEGVEYWIFSMPWIVHALDAFAHAAGDDLYDTPALRRAHLYIAHSLTPNGQDVYDFGDVFEGPVTRARQGEEPARTHPGGKLNSNYNLLYRLAARFSDPQAQGVADWMASLGHVCAEDFWTLLWRDPAIQSAPMTALPPYHHFDDLGTVYWRSDWTPRATAFAFRAGPPEGHHVASLIGKLPDWHLETGHSHPDAGSFILYGAGTYLTGPMGYAGIPTSKLSNTLLIDGHGQANEGGGHDAFRDYTYARLDAIRFTSVRLGRDGAELVADLTGAYRPELGVDKLQRRFRYARGAWTVTDTLRASKPVVLTAQVHGDGVIAKNGAHTYLVQGAPAALAVEVGTGAAKGVIEPGVVVAAGPPGHVDRGPTEERGTVLRLSLPPSRDATLVTRLSIAERRP
- a CDS encoding sugar kinase gives rise to the protein MTVPDVVTVGEAMALLMARTPGPLESVDVFERATAGAELNVAVGLARLGFHVGYIGSLGKDSAGRRLRAFMAAERLDLRHLWMDVRYPTGLMLKQMAVGGADPEVEYFRRGSAASHLSARDLPAPDSDFGRARLVHLTGICPALSRGCRELAFALARQARAGGRTVSFDPNLRPRLWPSRSAMIETVNALACEADLVLPGLAEGRMLTGCDEPAAIAGYYLERGVRQVVVKLGPAGAYVAGAGVEPGIVPGVPVARVVDTVGAGDGFAVGVISALLDGLDLRDAAARGCAIGARVVQFRGDCDGLPDRAQLDEASARAGRTGTHMETQA